From the genome of Hathewaya histolytica, one region includes:
- a CDS encoding S8 family serine peptidase: protein MNRVTLKNNKKFFSLFVSMFVFLNIVFSSIVNAEEIVGVRPKKDSEKVIKDSYEKYLENLNGNKVKVEGESDAYVNPNTEVYKVDPEEKVRVIVEVEKDYLVPSTRINSFIGTNPIARDNIPKKTVKSVNKDICKEKVKKVHNAEIKKSYDEVISGFSADVKYKNVREIENIHGVKHVTIAKKVYPQMNFAKDICNIEKLWKDYKHKGEGMIVSVVDTGVDYTHKDMKISDGVKVKLDKNAVEGKGFKGKYLNRKVPYGYNFADNNFDISDKVNKDHGMHVAGIIGANGDDKDIKNNNAVKGVAPEVQLLAMKVFSNDPNNKGTYMDDIVAAIDESVRLGADVINLSIGSSVGFVDSYDAEQVAIKEAVKKGVIVVASAGNSQYSTGDYKFSDIVDTGIVSSPGLVPEAIQVSSFENNKMALWKFNYSLETESGTGNESGKTFYIPSDIHPENLLKGKHELEGCMWGRENDFIDPTTQKQKDLKGKIALIQRGRDITFEEKVLNAQNAGAAGVILYNDADKPPYLYMKLSDNITIPSVFISKKDGVKLNKALMDRKNPAKIMVDFPGEMTIEDNTSAGDISDFSSWGPTPNLDFKPQVTAPGGNILSTVSNNKYGVKSGTSMSSPYVSALYALMLQNINDMEKKGVCKFTSDLEKKDVVKSLVINSSRVSKDPSSKDGSPFSPRRQGAGVVDGENAMKNLVTARVNNSPNASLKEVNNNEKFEIVLQNYGDKNLTYKIEDLSGVLSDKDAGMEPGKRSKDMTYDVKLKGASITFNKKSISIPKGGKASVQATINLDNTVPKDIFIEGFIGFRPENKENAELVLPYMGFYGVWGSLPIMDTPVYDAKNSRIKGTMLVSKYKNDYIILGRDGALIKSPYNVAFNTVSDYRCNVIPQVSFLRNAKEVNVNVLDKDKNVIRNLSIDNNVRKILLKENRKAYRDDNWMWDGKIYNEKIKKYEDVSDGQYYMQVKSKVDYKGAEFQTIEMPVKKDSLNPELVVYGDKEVLGNKYTIDFTAEDKCSGVDGFTVDVNGYLQRDKYNSSFLKLTPNKEGMYSLELNNLKENEMNKVSVYVIDYAGNTTSATLNLKTSNLIIEDPENGKFIQSGDFTLKYGATKSLMEKADKFKIFVDGKLYGEQLISKEDLKNESKHFNYELKNLGQGAHRVVVVAAKDNPKESIGYDRIDSRFVDISMPLKDLNVLFSNLKSGQLIKTSNYVTKGKVTNKPKMLKIDGSDVNIKDDLTFGHNIKLKEGLNKVPVEIKNDKGKEYSYVLNVYCDLTAPIINLAISDEEKDDIKISVPNNTDTYTLKGTVKDNLYGCSLYANGDAIANIHSIPPIVNKEEKEFKYEVKLKESSTNIELKAVDKAGNVSKKNITIEKEQKVNGGEGLGDGQVKLELISPKKDHKFKLGSNVRVKLKAKNLSNKTKEVCLITALYDENNSMISFNCGEYEIEPNKDIKLNSIFSTPKVGKYKVKCFIWDSLDKKNIISNKYEFVLE, encoded by the coding sequence AATATACCTAAAAAAACTGTAAAGTCAGTAAACAAGGATATTTGCAAGGAAAAAGTAAAAAAAGTTCATAATGCAGAAATTAAGAAGTCTTATGATGAAGTAATCAGTGGATTTAGTGCTGATGTAAAATATAAGAATGTGCGTGAAATAGAAAATATTCATGGTGTTAAACATGTAACTATAGCAAAAAAGGTTTATCCTCAAATGAACTTTGCAAAAGATATATGTAATATAGAAAAGTTATGGAAGGATTATAAACATAAAGGGGAAGGTATGATTGTATCTGTGGTAGATACAGGGGTGGATTATACACATAAAGATATGAAAATATCTGATGGTGTTAAGGTGAAATTAGATAAAAATGCTGTAGAAGGAAAAGGTTTTAAGGGGAAGTATTTAAATCGAAAAGTTCCTTATGGGTATAACTTTGCAGATAATAATTTTGATATATCTGATAAAGTAAACAAAGATCATGGTATGCATGTAGCTGGTATCATAGGTGCTAACGGAGATGATAAAGATATTAAGAACAATAATGCTGTAAAAGGTGTTGCACCAGAAGTTCAGCTCTTAGCTATGAAAGTTTTTTCTAATGATCCTAATAATAAGGGTACATATATGGACGATATTGTAGCTGCTATTGATGAGTCTGTTAGGTTAGGTGCTGATGTAATCAATTTAAGCATAGGAAGTTCTGTAGGCTTTGTGGATTCTTATGATGCTGAACAGGTAGCTATAAAGGAAGCTGTTAAAAAGGGAGTTATAGTAGTAGCTTCAGCTGGTAACTCGCAGTATTCTACAGGAGATTATAAATTCTCTGACATAGTTGATACGGGTATAGTTAGTTCACCAGGCCTAGTACCAGAGGCTATTCAGGTATCTTCCTTCGAAAATAACAAAATGGCTTTATGGAAATTTAATTATAGTTTAGAAACTGAAAGTGGTACAGGAAATGAAAGCGGTAAGACCTTCTATATTCCTTCTGATATCCACCCAGAAAACCTTCTTAAGGGTAAGCATGAACTTGAAGGATGTATGTGGGGAAGAGAGAATGATTTTATTGATCCAACAACACAAAAACAAAAGGACTTAAAAGGGAAAATTGCTTTAATCCAAAGAGGAAGAGATATAACCTTTGAAGAAAAAGTCTTAAATGCACAAAATGCAGGGGCAGCGGGGGTTATTTTATATAATGACGCTGATAAGCCTCCTTATTTATATATGAAATTAAGTGATAATATAACTATTCCATCAGTATTTATATCAAAAAAGGATGGAGTAAAATTAAATAAAGCGTTAATGGATAGAAAAAATCCAGCTAAAATCATGGTAGACTTCCCTGGAGAAATGACCATAGAAGATAATACTAGTGCAGGGGATATTTCAGATTTTTCTTCTTGGGGACCTACTCCAAATTTAGATTTTAAGCCACAAGTTACTGCACCAGGAGGAAATATATTATCAACGGTGAGTAATAATAAATATGGAGTAAAATCAGGAACATCTATGTCATCTCCTTATGTAAGTGCACTATATGCCTTAATGCTTCAGAATATAAATGATATGGAGAAAAAAGGTGTGTGTAAATTTACATCTGACTTAGAAAAGAAGGATGTAGTTAAAAGTCTAGTAATCAATTCTTCTAGGGTAAGCAAAGATCCTAGCTCTAAAGATGGCTCACCATTTTCACCAAGGCGTCAAGGTGCTGGAGTTGTAGATGGTGAAAATGCTATGAAAAACTTAGTTACAGCTAGGGTGAATAATAGTCCTAACGCATCTTTAAAAGAGGTTAATAATAATGAAAAATTTGAGATAGTTCTTCAAAATTATGGTGATAAGAATCTTACATATAAAATTGAAGACTTAAGTGGAGTTCTTTCAGATAAGGATGCAGGGATGGAACCAGGTAAAAGGTCTAAGGATATGACTTATGATGTAAAGTTAAAAGGAGCTTCTATTACTTTTAATAAAAAATCTATTAGTATACCTAAAGGTGGAAAAGCTAGTGTACAAGCTACGATTAACTTAGATAATACTGTACCAAAAGATATTTTTATAGAAGGGTTTATAGGGTTTAGACCAGAAAATAAAGAAAATGCAGAACTAGTTTTACCTTATATGGGCTTTTACGGAGTATGGGGTTCACTGCCTATAATGGACACACCGGTATATGATGCTAAAAATTCTAGAATAAAAGGTACCATGTTAGTTAGCAAATATAAAAATGATTATATTATTTTAGGGAGAGATGGAGCACTAATAAAATCTCCGTATAACGTTGCTTTCAACACAGTATCAGATTATAGATGTAATGTTATACCTCAAGTTTCTTTCTTAAGAAATGCTAAGGAAGTAAATGTGAATGTGTTAGATAAAGATAAAAACGTAATAAGAAATTTATCTATAGATAATAATGTAAGAAAAATTTTATTAAAAGAAAATAGAAAAGCATACAGAGATGACAATTGGATGTGGGATGGTAAAATTTATAATGAAAAAATTAAAAAATACGAGGATGTATCTGATGGTCAATATTACATGCAGGTAAAATCTAAAGTGGATTATAAAGGAGCAGAATTTCAAACTATAGAGATGCCAGTAAAAAAAGATTCACTGAATCCTGAACTTGTAGTATATGGAGATAAAGAAGTTTTGGGAAATAAATACACTATAGATTTTACAGCAGAAGATAAGTGTTCAGGTGTAGATGGTTTTACTGTAGATGTTAATGGTTATTTGCAAAGAGATAAATATAACTCTTCTTTCTTAAAATTAACACCCAATAAGGAAGGTATGTACTCTTTAGAATTAAATAATTTGAAAGAAAACGAAATGAATAAAGTTTCCGTATATGTAATAGATTACGCCGGAAACACCACTTCGGCTACATTAAATTTAAAAACTTCAAACTTAATAATAGAAGATCCGGAGAATGGTAAATTTATTCAATCAGGGGACTTTACATTAAAATATGGAGCTACTAAGAGTTTAATGGAAAAAGCTGATAAGTTCAAAATATTTGTAGATGGAAAATTATATGGTGAACAATTAATAAGTAAGGAAGATCTAAAGAATGAAAGTAAGCACTTTAATTATGAACTTAAAAATCTAGGGCAAGGTGCTCATAGGGTAGTTGTAGTAGCTGCAAAAGATAATCCAAAAGAGTCTATAGGTTATGATAGAATTGATTCAAGATTTGTTGATATATCAATGCCTCTAAAAGATTTAAATGTATTATTTAGCAATTTAAAAAGTGGGCAACTTATTAAAACATCAAATTATGTGACAAAAGGAAAGGTTACTAACAAACCTAAAATGTTAAAGATTGATGGTAGTGATGTGAATATAAAAGATGATCTTACTTTTGGACATAATATTAAACTTAAAGAAGGATTAAATAAAGTTCCTGTAGAGATAAAAAATGATAAAGGTAAGGAATATAGCTATGTTTTAAATGTATATTGCGATCTTACGGCTCCAATTATTAATCTAGCAATAAGTGATGAAGAAAAAGACGATATAAAGATAAGCGTACCGAATAACACGGATACTTATACTTTAAAAGGAACAGTTAAAGATAATTTATATGGGTGCTCCTTATATGCTAACGGCGATGCCATTGCAAATATTCATAGTATACCTCCTATAGTAAATAAAGAAGAAAAAGAGTTTAAATATGAAGTTAAACTTAAGGAATCTAGTACAAACATAGAATTAAAAGCAGTAGATAAAGCGGGGAATGTTTCAAAGAAGAATATTACCATTGAAAAAGAACAAAAAGTTAATGGTGGAGAAGGTTTGGGAGATGGACAAGTAAAACTTGAATTAATAAGTCCTAAAAAAGATCATAAATTTAAATTAGGATCAAATGTACGAGTGAAATTAAAGGCCAAAAATCTAAGCAATAAAACTAAGGAAGTTTGCCTAATAACCGCTTTGTATGATGAGAATAACTCCATGATTAGTTTTAATTGCGGAGAATATGAAATAGAACCTAATAAGGATATAAAGCTGAATTCTATTTTTTCAACACCTAAGGTAGGAAAGTATAAAGTGAAGTGTTTTATATGGGATTCCTTAGATAAGAAAAATATTATATCTAATAAATATGAATTTGTTCTAGAATAA